The following proteins come from a genomic window of Sporolituus thermophilus DSM 23256:
- a CDS encoding NusG domain II-containing protein, which translates to MLTRADKWLIGILLVVSLAGIGYSTIAYSASSSDVAEIWVNGALYQTVVLRAGYRQEFRVNVAGGYDIIEVEGRRIRVREADCPTQECVLTGWIEKAPQQIVCLPYRIVIKVVSSAPLDMDAIVH; encoded by the coding sequence ATGTTGACCCGAGCTGATAAGTGGCTAATTGGTATATTGCTGGTAGTATCCCTTGCCGGCATTGGGTATAGTACAATCGCCTATTCGGCCAGCAGTAGTGATGTGGCCGAAATCTGGGTGAATGGAGCATTATATCAAACGGTGGTGCTACGTGCAGGCTATCGACAGGAATTCCGCGTTAATGTAGCCGGCGGTTACGACATTATTGAGGTAGAAGGCAGGCGCATCCGAGTGCGGGAGGCTGACTGCCCTACTCAAGAATGTGTCCTAACTGGTTGGATTGAAAAGGCTCCACAGCAGATTGTCTGTCTGCCATACCGTATCGTGATTAAGGTTGTGTCGTCTGCACCGCTTGATATGGATGCAATCGTCCATTGA
- a CDS encoding DUF2680 domain-containing protein, which yields MKKKIVIATVLAALTAVPVFAATTDQTQPQNDWFNQMFNYHKQMMQQAVDNGAMTADQAAWMNEHMQQMAPVMQQMMQSGGMMNGGMMGGMMGGNDG from the coding sequence ATGAAAAAGAAAATTGTAATTGCCACCGTGTTGGCAGCCTTAACTGCCGTGCCGGTATTCGCGGCGACTACCGACCAAACCCAGCCGCAAAATGACTGGTTCAATCAAATGTTTAACTATCATAAGCAAATGATGCAACAAGCGGTTGACAATGGTGCTATGACCGCCGACCAAGCCGCCTGGATGAATGAGCATATGCAGCAAATGGCCCCCGTCATGCAGCAAATGATGCAAAGTGGCGGCATGATGAATGGTGGTATGATGGGTGGTATGATGGGCGGAAATGATGGGTAA
- a CDS encoding response regulator transcription factor, producing MKVLVVDDDEKILKVLTAYLEKEGYSVITARDGWEAVDKARQLGPDIVLLDVMLPSLDGWGVCKEIRRTSDVPIIMLTARDAEADRIIGLELGADDYVVKPFSPKEVIARMRAIFRRLQPASRREGGERILKVGDAVLDQNNRSLTIAGTPVELTPTEYKLLELFLAHPGRVFSRLQLIEKVQGYAFEGYERTVDSHIKNLRKKLGASPDEPHYIKTIYGVGYKLAGEQHA from the coding sequence GTGAAAGTGTTAGTAGTCGATGACGATGAAAAAATATTGAAAGTGCTGACGGCCTATTTGGAAAAGGAGGGCTATTCGGTAATAACGGCCAGGGACGGTTGGGAAGCGGTAGACAAAGCGCGGCAACTTGGGCCGGATATTGTTCTTTTAGACGTTATGCTCCCCAGCCTTGATGGCTGGGGGGTATGTAAGGAAATCCGGCGGACCAGTGATGTGCCGATCATTATGCTGACAGCTCGCGATGCCGAAGCAGACCGTATTATCGGGCTTGAATTGGGAGCCGATGATTACGTCGTCAAACCGTTTAGCCCGAAAGAAGTGATTGCACGTATGCGGGCGATTTTCCGTCGGTTACAGCCGGCTAGTCGCCGGGAGGGCGGGGAACGCATTCTCAAAGTCGGGGACGCTGTTTTGGACCAGAACAACCGTAGTTTAACCATAGCGGGAACGCCGGTCGAATTAACGCCGACTGAATATAAGCTGCTGGAATTGTTTCTCGCTCACCCAGGCAGGGTGTTTTCCCGGCTTCAGTTAATTGAAAAAGTACAGGGCTATGCTTTTGAAGGTTACGAGCGCACAGTGGATTCGCATATAAAAAACCTGCGCAAAAAGTTAGGCGCTTCCCCGGATGAACCGCACTATATCAAGACCATCTATGGTGTAGGGTATAAACTGGCAGGTGAGCAACATGCGTAG
- a CDS encoding C40 family peptidase yields MRQLIIAVVFAVTLGSTGTAMAVPAATTYDNFLKTLDSIINEAVLPAPEEIVPAKAPGKNQAIISIAKTMLGQPVVWGGASPGQGFDCSGLVQYVFRQAGVSLPRTADRQFLVGQPVAKSVLEPGDLVFFTTYEPGASHVGIYIGADKFIHTSWSQGVVAIGDMKDDYFVRRYYGAKRVI; encoded by the coding sequence ATGCGACAACTAATAATCGCTGTAGTATTTGCGGTGACTCTAGGCAGCACAGGGACGGCGATGGCCGTCCCTGCTGCCACTACATATGATAATTTTCTTAAAACACTAGATTCTATCATCAACGAGGCCGTGCTGCCTGCCCCGGAGGAGATAGTGCCCGCAAAGGCGCCGGGGAAGAACCAGGCAATTATTTCCATAGCCAAAACAATGCTGGGGCAACCGGTAGTATGGGGCGGTGCAAGTCCTGGGCAAGGATTCGATTGTTCAGGATTAGTTCAGTATGTATTTCGGCAGGCCGGTGTAAGCTTGCCGCGGACAGCAGACCGGCAGTTTCTCGTGGGACAGCCAGTAGCTAAATCTGTGCTAGAGCCCGGCGACTTGGTGTTCTTTACTACCTATGAGCCAGGAGCCTCACATGTGGGAATATATATTGGCGCTGATAAATTTATTCATACCTCGTGGTCGCAGGGTGTCGTCGCAATTGGTGATATGAAGGATGACTATTTTGTCAGACGATATTACGGCGCAAAAAGAGTTATTTGA
- a CDS encoding efflux RND transporter permease subunit — protein sequence MLNKLIEFSLHNRVIIVALTVFTILWGGFALKDMPIDAFPDLSENQVLVMSDWMGRGPQEVQDQVTYPLETALRGLPNVKQVRSSSSFGLSMITVIFEDGVDTYFARQVVAEKIQQAIPRLPRGVQPTLGPVSTPMGQVFMYTVESDRHNLAELRTIQEFFIKPQLSAVPGVAEVPSIGGYVLQYQVNLDPDLLKAYKVGVSQVYGAISANNANIGAKVVEQNGQEYVIRGLGLVQSVDDINNIVITQNNNIPVYVKDVARVTIGPDFRRGVLTKFGNEAAGGIVVQRSGENALEVIARAKAKIAEIQSTLPQGMKIVPYYDQTELVQKAVSTLTRALVEEFLLVSIIVFLFLGNFRSSIIVTSAIPIGILIAFILMKQIHLSANLMSLGGIAIGIGVMTDAAIVMVENVYRHLAEDGGKHNIIDVTLEAAKEVAGPIFFSITIIIVTFLPVFTMTGTEGKLYTPMAWTKTFAMSGSLLLAFTLVPVLCTILLRGKIKEEETWVVRKLHQLYLPILKTALKLRTATIAAALAIMIAGFALLPFLGTSFMPALDEGTFLVMPTMLPSVSLTEAVDAAKKMDKIIMEIPEVEMSVGKVGRADTALDPAPINMIETIVTLKPKEQWRLGITKADIEQEMMVKLSSLPGLNLAFTQPIAGRLAMLTSGVRTDVGIKLYGDDLNVLQQKAFEIEKALATVPGVSDLLAERIFGAPYLEIHVDREKVARYGLNINDVEDAIEMAIGGRVATTTIEGKKRFDILLRYNRDNRENIDAMRNILIPVTAGGSAKTGSAGGGMGGMGAGAAAAFAAPASGAYVPLGEVAQFRVVDGPSMISSENGIYRVIIQLNVRDRDIVSFVNEASKVIKEKVELPPGYYYKWAGQYENQQRAKERLALVIPAVILLTFFLLYMSFNSVGDALLIMLNVPFSLVGGIVAIYLTDTYITVAVAVGFIALFGIAVQNGVIMVDHINRLLKDKPLEEAVLQGALDRFRPVMMTALVASLGLFPLIFSTGTGSEIQRPMALVVVGGLVTSTILTLVVLPSIYYVWKDRLLAKASSHQNM from the coding sequence ATGCTAAATAAATTAATCGAGTTTTCGCTACATAATCGTGTAATTATTGTCGCCCTAACCGTATTTACAATTCTGTGGGGCGGGTTTGCCCTGAAAGATATGCCGATCGATGCCTTCCCGGACTTAAGTGAAAACCAGGTACTGGTTATGTCTGATTGGATGGGCCGTGGTCCGCAGGAGGTGCAGGACCAGGTAACTTATCCGCTCGAGACGGCGCTGAGGGGCCTGCCAAATGTAAAACAAGTACGCTCATCGTCTTCCTTTGGGTTGTCCATGATTACTGTTATTTTTGAAGACGGCGTGGATACGTATTTTGCCCGGCAGGTGGTCGCCGAAAAAATTCAGCAAGCTATTCCAAGGTTGCCTCGGGGGGTACAGCCCACCTTAGGGCCGGTAAGTACCCCAATGGGCCAAGTATTCATGTATACTGTTGAGAGCGATCGGCACAATTTGGCCGAACTGCGTACTATCCAGGAGTTTTTTATCAAACCTCAGCTTAGTGCTGTACCCGGGGTTGCTGAGGTGCCAAGTATTGGCGGGTATGTTCTTCAGTATCAAGTAAATTTAGACCCGGATTTATTAAAGGCCTATAAAGTTGGTGTTAGCCAGGTATATGGCGCAATAAGCGCCAATAACGCCAATATCGGGGCGAAAGTAGTAGAACAAAACGGTCAGGAATACGTGATCCGCGGTCTTGGCCTTGTCCAATCAGTCGATGATATCAATAATATTGTCATCACGCAAAACAACAATATACCAGTATATGTCAAAGACGTAGCCCGGGTTACCATCGGTCCTGATTTTCGTCGTGGCGTTTTAACCAAGTTTGGCAATGAGGCGGCAGGCGGCATTGTCGTTCAGCGGTCAGGTGAAAACGCGCTGGAGGTTATCGCGCGGGCCAAGGCCAAGATAGCCGAAATTCAGTCGACCTTGCCCCAAGGGATGAAAATAGTGCCCTACTACGACCAGACCGAGCTGGTCCAAAAGGCGGTTAGCACCTTAACAAGAGCGCTTGTCGAAGAATTTCTGCTCGTATCAATCATTGTATTCCTCTTTTTAGGAAATTTCCGTTCAAGCATTATTGTTACTAGCGCAATCCCAATAGGCATCTTAATTGCCTTCATCTTAATGAAGCAAATCCATCTTTCCGCTAACCTAATGTCCCTCGGCGGCATTGCTATTGGGATTGGGGTTATGACAGATGCGGCCATCGTAATGGTCGAAAATGTTTACCGCCACCTCGCTGAAGACGGCGGCAAGCATAACATTATTGATGTGACGTTAGAAGCGGCAAAGGAAGTGGCCGGCCCGATCTTCTTCTCTATCACCATAATCATAGTGACCTTCCTGCCCGTGTTTACCATGACTGGAACCGAGGGCAAACTCTATACGCCGATGGCGTGGACCAAGACGTTCGCCATGTCAGGTTCACTGCTACTCGCCTTTACCTTAGTTCCTGTACTTTGCACTATCTTGCTGCGGGGCAAAATCAAGGAAGAAGAGACATGGGTAGTGCGCAAGCTGCATCAACTCTATCTGCCGATATTAAAAACAGCGCTTAAGCTTCGCACCGCCACTATTGCGGCAGCGCTCGCCATCATGATTGCCGGTTTTGCCCTATTACCATTCCTGGGAACGTCGTTTATGCCGGCTTTAGATGAGGGGACTTTCCTGGTGATGCCGACGATGCTGCCGTCTGTTTCCCTTACCGAAGCGGTGGATGCAGCCAAAAAGATGGATAAAATCATCATGGAAATTCCCGAAGTCGAAATGTCGGTCGGTAAAGTTGGCCGGGCTGACACCGCACTAGACCCGGCCCCGATCAATATGATTGAAACCATTGTCACCCTAAAACCAAAAGAACAGTGGCGCCTGGGCATAACCAAGGCTGACATTGAACAAGAGATGATGGTCAAATTATCAAGTCTGCCTGGCTTAAATCTGGCCTTTACCCAGCCAATTGCCGGGCGGCTCGCAATGCTAACCAGCGGCGTGCGTACAGATGTAGGGATTAAATTGTATGGTGATGACTTAAATGTACTCCAGCAAAAAGCATTCGAAATCGAAAAAGCGCTAGCCACCGTACCAGGAGTAAGTGATCTCTTGGCCGAGCGGATATTTGGCGCACCATATCTCGAAATTCATGTCGACCGGGAAAAGGTTGCCCGCTATGGTCTTAACATTAACGATGTGGAAGACGCAATTGAAATGGCGATCGGCGGGCGGGTGGCAACGACGACAATCGAAGGGAAAAAACGGTTTGATATCCTGCTGCGCTATAACCGGGATAACCGGGAAAACATTGATGCCATGCGAAATATTCTCATACCTGTAACAGCCGGCGGCAGTGCCAAGACTGGCAGCGCTGGCGGCGGTATGGGCGGAATGGGTGCTGGCGCTGCCGCAGCTTTCGCTGCACCGGCTTCCGGCGCATATGTTCCGCTTGGGGAAGTAGCCCAGTTTCGCGTTGTTGATGGTCCGTCTATGATCAGCAGCGAAAACGGCATCTACCGGGTTATCATTCAGCTGAATGTCCGCGACCGGGACATAGTAAGCTTCGTGAATGAAGCATCAAAAGTAATAAAGGAAAAGGTTGAGCTGCCACCCGGTTATTACTATAAGTGGGCCGGTCAATACGAAAATCAGCAACGGGCAAAAGAGCGTCTGGCTCTGGTAATTCCGGCGGTAATCCTCTTAACCTTCTTCCTGCTCTACATGTCCTTTAACTCTGTTGGGGATGCACTGCTCATTATGCTCAATGTTCCGTTTTCCTTGGTTGGCGGTATTGTGGCCATCTATCTTACCGACACCTATATAACTGTAGCTGTAGCAGTAGGCTTTATTGCCCTCTTTGGCATAGCGGTGCAAAACGGTGTTATCATGGTAGACCATATTAACCGTCTGCTAAAAGATAAGCCCTTAGAAGAAGCAGTACTGCAAGGCGCCCTTGACCGTTTCCGTCCGGTTATGATGACTGCGCTCGTGGCTAGCCTTGGTTTGTTTCCCCTAATCTTTTCCACCGGAACAGGTTCCGAGATCCAGCGTCCCATGGCGCTCGTCGTGGTGGGCGGCCTGGTTACCTCTACCATCTTAACCCTGGTGGTACTGCCAAGTATTTACTATGTTTGGAAAGACCGACTGCTGGCTAAAGCTTCTTCGCACCAGAATATGTAA
- a CDS encoding RsmF rRNA methyltransferase first C-terminal domain-containing protein, translating into MEHDLPAAFCQRMQALLADEFAAFYQSYEEPRTYGLRVNTLKITPAELVSLAPFALTPVPWTADGFYCAEEERPGKHPYHAAGLYYIQEPSAMAAAPLLAPQPGEVVLDLAAAPGGKATHLAALMQGQGLLIANEVHPARAKILSENIERLGIKNCIVTNETPLRLAERFPAFFDRILVDAPCSGEGMFRKNADACQEWTADAPRQCAARQREILANAVKMLKDGGWLLYSTCTFAPEENEEIIAWLLATYRDLAVVPLPHDHGFAPAVPAWGGGHADLAGAVRLWPHKLRGEGHFIALLRKRGESEAAGVRPVRQDDKRRADSRLKDYLAFCREFLTTVPEGDLRLFGDHLYLLPPGTPPLAGLRVLRPGWHLGVLAKNRFEPAHALAVALTAKDVRLTADFSADSDAVRRYLRGEALPRQGEKGWTLVTVDGYPLGWGKQSADCLKNHYPKGLRWL; encoded by the coding sequence ATGGAACACGATCTACCTGCGGCCTTTTGCCAGCGGATGCAGGCCTTGCTGGCAGATGAGTTCGCCGCTTTTTACCAAAGCTACGAAGAGCCTCGCACTTATGGCCTGAGGGTAAACACCCTGAAAATTACGCCGGCCGAACTGGTTAGCCTGGCGCCGTTTGCCCTGACGCCCGTGCCCTGGACGGCCGACGGGTTTTACTGCGCCGAAGAGGAGCGGCCGGGCAAACACCCTTACCATGCTGCCGGTTTATATTATATTCAGGAGCCGAGCGCCATGGCTGCGGCACCGCTCCTGGCGCCGCAGCCGGGAGAAGTTGTCTTGGATTTGGCGGCCGCGCCGGGCGGCAAGGCGACGCACCTGGCGGCCCTCATGCAGGGGCAGGGCCTGCTTATTGCTAATGAAGTCCATCCGGCCCGGGCCAAAATTCTGTCCGAAAACATCGAACGGCTTGGCATAAAAAACTGTATCGTGACGAACGAAACGCCACTACGGCTGGCCGAGCGGTTCCCCGCCTTTTTTGACCGGATTTTGGTGGATGCGCCCTGCTCGGGTGAAGGCATGTTCCGCAAGAATGCGGATGCCTGCCAGGAGTGGACGGCCGATGCGCCACGCCAGTGCGCCGCCCGGCAGCGAGAGATTTTAGCAAACGCGGTGAAAATGCTGAAGGATGGCGGTTGGCTGCTCTATTCTACCTGCACGTTTGCCCCGGAGGAAAACGAAGAAATTATCGCCTGGCTGCTGGCTACCTACCGGGATTTGGCGGTAGTGCCGCTGCCGCATGACCATGGCTTTGCTCCTGCCGTGCCGGCCTGGGGCGGCGGCCACGCCGACCTTGCCGGTGCTGTGCGCCTGTGGCCGCACAAGCTCCGGGGCGAAGGCCATTTCATTGCCCTGCTGCGCAAACGGGGGGAAAGTGAAGCGGCCGGTGTCCGGCCTGTCCGCCAAGACGACAAACGCCGCGCCGACTCGCGCTTAAAAGACTATCTTGCTTTTTGCCGGGAATTCCTGACCACCGTGCCGGAAGGCGATCTGCGGCTGTTTGGCGATCATCTTTATCTGCTGCCACCGGGCACGCCGCCGCTCGCTGGGCTTAGGGTTCTTCGGCCCGGCTGGCATTTGGGCGTGCTGGCGAAAAACCGGTTTGAACCGGCGCATGCCCTTGCTGTTGCTCTTACCGCCAAGGATGTCCGCCTCACGGCCGACTTTTCCGCCGATAGCGATGCGGTTCGGCGCTATCTGCGGGGCGAAGCGCTGCCTCGCCAGGGCGAAAAAGGGTGGACGCTCGTGACTGTCGACGGTTATCCCCTCGGGTGGGGCAAGCAGAGCGCGGATTGCCTGAAAAACCATTATCCCAAGGGGTTGCGCTGGCTGTAG
- a CDS encoding TolC family protein, whose protein sequence is MERLNAAIDEKEKQQEKLPNPGPRLAKSGVELARKQKLPDFEFTLGYKTNKEKMVEETEMGLMLEDRKPTWKVEIMAMLPIWQGNKIKADIKAAEANLAAAEAALTNMKNMTELDVQMALADAQASWRQIDLYKNTIIPQAEQTYQAATVSYTNGKTDFMTVLEAVNTLRNAKLGLYKAKVDYEKAIANLEKAVGKPLFVNVDITKIK, encoded by the coding sequence ATGGAAAGACTGAATGCTGCGATAGACGAAAAAGAGAAGCAACAAGAAAAGTTACCTAATCCAGGGCCCAGATTGGCTAAAAGCGGTGTTGAGCTCGCACGCAAGCAGAAGCTACCGGACTTTGAGTTCACCTTAGGCTACAAAACCAATAAAGAAAAAATGGTAGAAGAAACTGAGATGGGTCTAATGCTTGAAGACCGTAAACCCACCTGGAAGGTCGAGATCATGGCTATGCTGCCAATCTGGCAGGGTAATAAGATTAAGGCTGACATTAAAGCCGCTGAGGCCAATTTAGCGGCAGCTGAGGCAGCCCTCACTAACATGAAAAACATGACCGAACTGGACGTACAAATGGCGCTTGCCGATGCCCAGGCAAGCTGGCGGCAAATTGACCTTTATAAAAACACTATTATTCCTCAAGCCGAGCAGACATATCAGGCGGCAACTGTTAGCTATACCAATGGCAAGACCGATTTCATGACCGTGCTTGAGGCCGTGAACACGTTACGTAACGCCAAACTAGGTTTATATAAAGCAAAAGTAGATTATGAAAAGGCCATAGCCAATTTGGAAAAAGCAGTGGGTAAACCCTTATTTGTCAACGTTGATATAACAAAAATTAAATAA
- a CDS encoding phosphoribosyltransferase — MYRDRKAAGEALADRLEKLSLVHPTLLAIPRGGVAVAAPIARRLHVPIQVLVTRKIGHPHNDEVAIGAVMPDGAAVLDNALIAAHGIDQAYIKHATERAHAEIERRLKTYTGTAAPPAVSGRTAVIVDDGIATGYTIRAAIRWLKSLGPVRLVIAVPVAPPDIVCELGELVDDFICPLQPEDFMAVGMYYEDFAQTTDAEVMALLAASK; from the coding sequence ATGTACCGTGACCGTAAGGCGGCCGGGGAAGCGTTGGCTGACCGGCTGGAAAAACTATCTTTGGTACATCCTACCCTACTGGCCATCCCCCGGGGCGGCGTAGCCGTTGCGGCGCCGATCGCCAGGCGGCTGCATGTCCCCATCCAAGTCCTGGTGACGCGCAAAATCGGCCATCCGCACAACGACGAAGTGGCTATTGGCGCGGTGATGCCGGATGGCGCCGCCGTGCTTGATAACGCACTGATTGCCGCTCACGGGATAGATCAGGCATATATAAAGCACGCGACAGAGCGAGCCCATGCCGAGATCGAGCGCCGCCTAAAAACCTATACCGGCACAGCCGCGCCGCCGGCCGTATCCGGCCGAACCGCCGTCATCGTCGATGACGGCATCGCTACCGGTTATACCATTCGCGCCGCTATTCGGTGGCTGAAGTCGCTTGGGCCGGTGCGGCTCGTCATTGCCGTGCCGGTTGCGCCGCCTGACATTGTCTGCGAGCTGGGCGAACTGGTCGATGATTTTATCTGTCCGCTGCAGCCTGAAGATTTTATGGCGGTCGGTATGTATTACGAGGACTTTGCTCAGACGACAGACGCCGAAGTGATGGCCCTGCTTGCTGCTAGTAAATAA
- a CDS encoding sensor histidine kinase: protein MRSLLARVTVTVFATTAAVVLGLMLVVNYQVSENFSSYLYMSGMHGMMMKHGNMAAMMGVPERQFLISLRHSLAVAAGMMLLIGAVVSYYLARSIAAPVIDLNRAVNDVAAGNLDVAVAVDRQDEVGQLAAAFNAMTAKLKANTVLRQRFLAGVAHELRTPLTILKANLEGIADGVIVPDQEQIKSLTEEVDRLTKMVGELRDLSLLETGQLTPDYTEIDLHTILRQVIQKSAPLAAEKNLALSLKIDDSLPRIWADAGMLQQMVYNLLLNAIRYTPAGSVTVTAKGDGTAVTIEVIDTGIGIAADDIEHIFDYFYRVDPARTKQSGGTGLGLALVKQMALAHGGQVYATSTPGQGSTFTLKLPLRARQKRIVSS, encoded by the coding sequence ATGCGTAGTCTGCTGGCCCGCGTGACCGTAACCGTCTTCGCGACCACAGCTGCCGTCGTTTTAGGGCTGATGTTGGTTGTCAATTATCAGGTGTCGGAAAATTTTAGCTCTTATTTGTATATGAGCGGCATGCATGGTATGATGATGAAGCACGGCAATATGGCGGCGATGATGGGGGTGCCGGAAAGGCAATTTCTGATATCGCTCCGGCATTCGCTGGCAGTGGCGGCCGGTATGATGCTGTTAATCGGGGCGGTAGTGAGTTATTACCTGGCCCGCAGTATCGCTGCCCCGGTGATTGACCTGAACCGGGCCGTCAATGACGTAGCGGCAGGCAATCTGGATGTAGCAGTGGCTGTCGATCGGCAAGATGAGGTAGGCCAGTTGGCGGCAGCGTTTAATGCGATGACGGCAAAGTTAAAAGCCAATACAGTCCTCAGACAACGGTTTCTGGCCGGCGTCGCACACGAACTTCGCACGCCATTAACCATCCTGAAAGCAAACTTAGAAGGCATTGCGGATGGTGTAATTGTACCAGATCAGGAACAAATAAAGTCCCTGACCGAAGAAGTAGACCGACTGACGAAAATGGTGGGGGAACTCAGAGATTTATCGTTGTTGGAGACCGGACAGTTGACTCCTGATTATACTGAGATTGACCTCCACACTATTTTGCGTCAGGTAATCCAAAAGAGCGCACCATTGGCTGCCGAAAAGAATCTGGCGCTAAGTCTCAAGATTGATGATAGTTTGCCGCGGATATGGGCTGACGCCGGCATGCTGCAGCAAATGGTGTACAACTTGCTTTTGAATGCCATCCGTTATACGCCGGCAGGGAGCGTAACTGTAACGGCAAAAGGGGACGGGACGGCCGTGACGATAGAGGTTATTGATACCGGCATAGGGATTGCGGCTGACGATATAGAGCATATCTTTGATTATTTTTATCGGGTTGACCCGGCCAGAACGAAACAGAGCGGCGGTACCGGCTTAGGGTTGGCCTTAGTCAAGCAGATGGCGCTAGCCCATGGTGGGCAGGTGTACGCAACCAGCACGCCAGGGCAAGGTAGTACCTTTACGTTGAAACTACCGCTACGTGCACGGCAAAAACGCATAGTTTCTTCATAA
- a CDS encoding SHOCT domain-containing protein: MMMGYGFGGPLGWLGMGFGLIIHLAFAALIVMAAVWMFKAVFRDGQQANKSTRAVEILKERYARGEITNEEYQRMKKELE, encoded by the coding sequence ATGATGATGGGCTATGGATTTGGCGGTCCGCTCGGATGGCTTGGCATGGGGTTCGGGTTGATTATCCACCTGGCATTTGCCGCTCTGATTGTCATGGCGGCCGTTTGGATGTTTAAAGCGGTATTTCGCGACGGACAACAGGCAAATAAGTCGACAAGAGCGGTCGAGATATTGAAAGAGCGGTATGCCAGGGGCGAAATCACCAATGAAGAATATCAGCGCATGAAAAAAGAACTAGAATAA
- a CDS encoding efflux RND transporter periplasmic adaptor subunit, whose amino-acid sequence MVDSTHKKKIIIAGVAVAVIAGGAFAYYNSHKQIPAAATHAGHGGSAAAVKVDGEKVVLDAKARQLAGVQTAVVEKKALTKEIRTTGKIAINENGRAYITSRVMGRVDELYVTAEGEYIEPGQVIAAVYSPDYIAAQEEYILAIDTVDKLRGASRDIVQMNNQLLQAARRKLELLGVPAQDIEHIAHTRQPNTHMAVRAQFGGTVLEKQVLPGAYIMPGEKLYAVSDLSSVWLYVDLYEKDVANVQVGQTVTVTTPAYPGETFTGVVSFINPVLDDATRTVKVRVEMANPAGKLKPNMFAQATIKVPLGETVVIPASSLLDTGKRKIVFVAQGEDTFVKRDIVIGQEANGYIQVLSGLQPGEVVVTAATFLIDSQTQLGNFGSHAGHGGGGKPQAAQPAAVPQVPANPAPSGKAGGEHAGH is encoded by the coding sequence ATGGTGGACAGCACACATAAGAAAAAAATCATAATTGCCGGCGTAGCGGTAGCCGTAATTGCCGGAGGGGCTTTTGCCTACTATAACTCTCACAAACAAATACCAGCGGCGGCAACCCATGCCGGACATGGCGGTAGTGCTGCCGCAGTTAAAGTAGACGGGGAGAAGGTAGTGCTTGACGCCAAGGCTCGCCAACTTGCTGGGGTACAAACGGCGGTGGTAGAGAAAAAGGCGCTAACGAAAGAAATTCGGACGACAGGCAAAATTGCCATTAACGAAAATGGCCGGGCCTATATCACCTCCCGGGTAATGGGCCGTGTCGATGAACTATACGTCACTGCTGAGGGGGAGTATATTGAGCCCGGCCAGGTAATTGCCGCCGTCTACAGTCCCGACTATATTGCCGCCCAAGAAGAATACATCCTGGCGATAGATACGGTGGATAAACTGCGCGGCGCGAGCCGCGACATCGTGCAGATGAATAACCAACTGCTGCAAGCGGCGCGCCGCAAACTCGAACTTTTAGGCGTACCGGCTCAAGACATAGAGCATATTGCCCATACCAGGCAGCCTAATACGCATATGGCCGTTCGCGCCCAATTCGGCGGCACCGTGCTCGAAAAGCAAGTTCTGCCCGGCGCTTACATCATGCCGGGTGAAAAACTCTACGCTGTTTCCGATTTATCATCAGTGTGGCTCTATGTTGATCTGTATGAAAAAGATGTAGCAAACGTACAGGTCGGTCAAACCGTTACAGTTACGACCCCAGCCTATCCCGGCGAAACTTTTACAGGGGTAGTTAGTTTTATAAATCCTGTGCTTGACGATGCTACCCGCACCGTTAAGGTAAGGGTCGAGATGGCTAATCCAGCTGGCAAGCTCAAGCCCAACATGTTTGCCCAAGCCACCATTAAAGTGCCACTGGGTGAAACAGTGGTTATACCAGCTTCAAGCTTGCTTGATACCGGTAAACGGAAGATAGTCTTTGTTGCCCAAGGGGAAGATACCTTCGTTAAGCGCGATATTGTAATTGGCCAGGAAGCAAACGGTTACATACAAGTCCTATCAGGCCTCCAACCTGGTGAGGTTGTGGTGACGGCAGCAACCTTCCTAATCGATTCGCAAACGCAATTAGGCAATTTTGGCAGCCATGCGGGCCATGGCGGTGGCGGAAAACCGCAAGCCGCTCAGCCTGCGGCCGTGCCGCAAGTTCCAGCAAACCCTGCGCCTTCTGGCAAAGCTGGCGGCGAGCATGCCGGTCACTAG